Within Candidatus Kaelpia aquatica, the genomic segment TGAAAGACAAGAATAATATGCTATTAAAATATATGCCCGAATCTGTTCAATATAAAGATGTTGTTAAGTTTTATGATTTAAAGGGAAGTAGTTTAAAAATAGTCTCTGATGTTTTAACTCAGAAAGTAATATGTTTTGTAGATTCTAATAAGGCGAAGAGATGAAAGCAAAGATAGCTCTTGAAGACGGCACAGTTTTTAGCGGTAAATCTTTTGGTGTTACTGGAGAGAGGTATGGGGAGTTAGTATTCAATACAAGTATGACAGGGTATCAAGAGATAATCACTGATCCTTCATATAAAGGTCAGATAGTTATGATGACCTATCCTTTGATAGGTAATTATGGCATTAATCCGGAGGATACTGAATCTCGTAAACCATTTTTAGAAGGGTTTGTAATAAAAGAGTTAAGTCGTATTGTAAGCAATTGGCGTTCGGAGATGAGCTTGGGTAAATATTTTGAAATTAATAATATTTTAGGCATAGAAGATGTAGATACAAGAGCGCTAACTAAACATATAAGGCTTCAAGGGGCCATGAAAGCAGTGCTATCTACTGAGGACTTAGATAACAAGAGCTTGATAGATAAAGCTAATATTTCATCCGGATTAATAGGGGTAGATCTAGTAAAGGATGTTATTTTAGATTCTACTTATACTTATAGCGATAAAGGTAAGTATAAGGTGGTAGTTTTAGATTGTGGGGTTAAGTTTAATA encodes:
- the carA gene encoding glutamine-hydrolyzing carbamoyl-phosphate synthase small subunit yields the protein MKAKIALEDGTVFSGKSFGVTGERYGELVFNTSMTGYQEIITDPSYKGQIVMMTYPLIGNYGINPEDTESRKPFLEGFVIKELSRIVSNWRSEMSLGKYFEINNILGIEDVDTRALTKHIRLQGAMKAVLSTEDLDNKSLIDKANISSGLIGVDLVKDVILDSTYTYSDKGKYKVVVLDCGVKFNILRILDSLDCSVIVIPANAGVDEILRYNPDGLLISNGPGDPTTVPYLVDNIKSILGKVPIFGICFGHQIIGLALGAKTYKLKFGHHGGNHPVKDVRTGKVDITVQNHGFCVDIDTLNRDKVDITHINLNDNTVEGIAHKEMPILSVQFHPEASPGPHDAMPIFQCFINMMEKNNAKKR